From one Xiphophorus hellerii strain 12219 chromosome 18, Xiphophorus_hellerii-4.1, whole genome shotgun sequence genomic stretch:
- the LOC116737453 gene encoding neprilysin-like produces MTETDTPEPAKKPRFTSLEIGLITIVSLFLIIIVILIIVFAIQSNNVCTTADCTQSASRLIENMDATVDPCDNFYQYACGGWLKKSIIPEAQSKYGLQNILKGNMEVILKGDSVLEKNVERESPAVTKAKTLYKSCVNNSLIERKGGAPLLDMLPDIFEWPMAVDNWDNVYGKTWRLEDVIARLNWKYGTEVLISFFIRADDRDSTKHIIYFDQQMSFGLLSIDYYSCRGRFAEACRAYEQFMFDLAKLIRTDRGLQINEADIRAEVTRVVNLEKDIASATDFQRRDPALLYNKMQLSTLNRIFAFEVDFQKFNWTYYTAKIMDTVNTKVNDSEKIINYSPSYYGKLKNVLAKYTKRDVQNYVVWRFVMQMVGELSQVYRNTKNVFLKVLTGKASEDALWRWCALYVNGNLGKAVGRLYVQEAFSDNSKELMEEMIKDIQEVFISNLDDLSWMDEETKNAAKDKARAIRARIGYSEDIMNDEYLDNAYKDLSYSGEEYFQNVLQNLEYRTKKQLQKLRRKVNKNDWFFGAAVINAFYSASLNEIVFPAGILQPPFFNKGQPKSLNYGGIGMVIGHEITHGFDDNGRSYDKDGNLKNWWTPESTKNFLELSRCIASQYSKFSWDLANGLHLNGNNTLEENIADNGGIRQAYQAYKKFVKRNGKEPLLPGIDLSHDQLFFLNFAQIWCGSYRPQQAVISVKIGIHSPVMFRVLGSLQNFPEFAKAFNCKKSSNMVSDNVCRVW; encoded by the exons ACGTCTGCACCACAGCCGACTGCACGCAGTCAG CGTCTCGCCTCATTGAGAACATGGATGCTACCGTGGATCCTTGTGACAACTTCTATCAATATGCCTGTGGAGGATGGCTGAAAAAGAGCATCATCCCAGAGGCCCAATCCAAATATGGCTTACAAAACATCTTGAAAGGCAACATGGAGGTCATCCTCAAAGGTGACA GTGTCCTTGAAAAGAATGTGGAGAGGGAGTCTCCTGCTGTCACCAAGGCAAAGACACTTTACAAGTCCTGCGTAAACAACA GCTTAATAGAGCGGAAAGGAGGAGCTCCTTTGCTCGACATGCTGCCAGACATCTTTGAGTGGCCCATGGCTGTGGACAACTGGGATAATGTCTATG GGAAAACCTGGAGGTTAGAGGATGTCATTGCCAGGTTAAATTGGAAATATGGAACTGAAGTCCTGATTAGCTTTTTCATTCGCGCTGATGACAGAGACTCCACTAAACACATCATTTAT TTTGACCAACAAATGTCCTTTGGCCTCTTGTCCATAGACTACTACAGCTGCAGGGGTCGCTTTGCAGAG GCATGTCGAGCTTATGAGCAGTTCATGTTTGATCTGGCAAAGCTGATCCGCACTGACCGGGGACTGCAAATCAACGAAGCAGACATAAGAGCAGAGGTGACACGAGTTGTGAATTTGGAGAAAGACATCGCCAGT GCCACTGACTTTCAGCGGAGGGATCCAGCGTTGCTTTACAACAAGATGCAATTGAGTACGCTGAATAGAATATTCGCTTTTGAAGTTGACTTTCAG AAATTCAACTGGACTTACTACACTGCTAAGATAATGGACACCGTGAACACGAAGGTTAATGATTCGGAGAAAATCATCAACTACTCCCCCAGCTATTAtggaaaactcaaaaatgtattaGCCAAATACACCAAGAG gGATGTGCAAAACTACGTGGTTTGGCGGTTTGTTATGCAAATGGTAGGGGAGCTGAGTCAAGTTTACAGAAACACCAAGAATGTTTTCCTCAAG GTTCTGACCGGTAAAGCATCAGAGGATGCCTTGTGGCGATGGTGTGCACTGTATGTCAACGGCAACCTGGGCAAAGCCGTGGGACGGCTCTATGTGCAGGAGGCTTTCTCTGACAACAGCAAAGAGCTG ATGGAGGAGATGATTAAAGATATTCAGGAAGTTTTCATTAGTAACCTTGATGACCTCTCCTGGATGGATGAAGAGACCAAAAATGCAGCTAAAGACAAG gcCCGAGCTATCCGTGCACGCATTGGTTATTCTGAAGACATCATGAATGACGAATATCTAGACAATGCGTACAAAGAT CTGAGCTACAGTGGAGAGGAGTACTTTCAAAACGTCCTGCAGAACCTGGAGTATAGGACCAAGAAACAACTGCAGAAATTGCGAAGAAAAGTCAACAAGAATGA ttgGTTTTTTGGAGCTGCTGTTATCAACGCCTTCTACTCAGCTAGCTTAAACGAAATAG TGTTTCCTGCTGGTATCCTTCAACCCCCTTTCTTTAACAAAGGCCAGCCTAAATCGCTCAACTACGGTGGAATTGGCATGGTAATCGGTCATGAGATTACACATGGCTTTGATGACAATG GTCGCAGTTACGACAAGGACGGCAATCTGAAGAACTGGTGGACTCCTGAATCTACAAAAAATTTCCTGGAACTCTCAAGGTGCATCGCTAGCCAGTACAGCAAATTTTCCTGGGACCTGGCTAATGGTTTACAT TTGAATGGCAACAACACCCTCGAGGAAAACATAGCTGACAATGGAGGGATTCGACAGGCATACCAG gCATACAAGAAATTTGTGAAGAGGAATGGAAAGGAGCCACTGCTGCCTGGGATTGACCTTTCACATGATCAGCTCTTCTTTCTTAACTTTGCACAG ATTTGGTGTGGATCGTATCGACCACAGCAAGCCGTTATTTCCGTTAAAATCGGTATACACAGTCCAGTGATGTTCAG AGTACTCGGCTCCCTTCAGAATTTTCCAGAGTTTGCCAAAGCATTCAACTGcaaaaaaagcagcaacatgGTCTCTGACAATGTTTGTCGTGTTTGGTGA